A genomic segment from Segniliparus rotundus DSM 44985 encodes:
- a CDS encoding ABC1 kinase family protein, with protein sequence MNDISRGSFRRTTKIASFGLEVAGRGMLGFGKKLAGQDKETVNAELLQKSAEQLFSVLGELKGGAMKMGQVLSVFEVAVPKELAEPFREALAKLQDEAPPMPAKKIHQVLDQQLGTKWRERFQSFDDAPSASASIGQVHRGVWSDGRPVAVKVQYPGADHALRSDFKTMRRLTGVFKAVSPGTDFDAIMDEIDERVEEELDYRSEASNQRHFAKIFAGDSDYLVPKVVASSPKVIVSEWVEGTSMRKIIASGSQTERDHAAARLWDFQFAAMERAKLLHGDPHPGNFMFLPDGRMAALDFGTCAPYPEGVPSWIGEVVTLALDDDYDGVVEVMRRHDFFRAGYSATPEQVRGYLRPLCDPLHTEDFHFNRSWAQETANPYTDVRGENWQTGRQMNAPASHLLLFRVISSCAAISAQLDARVPLRSIVKQWNPSWR encoded by the coding sequence ATGAATGACATCTCCCGCGGCAGTTTCCGGCGGACCACAAAGATTGCTTCATTCGGTCTGGAGGTCGCAGGACGCGGCATGCTTGGCTTCGGGAAAAAACTCGCGGGCCAGGACAAGGAGACTGTCAACGCGGAGCTGTTGCAAAAGTCCGCAGAGCAGCTGTTCTCTGTGCTCGGAGAACTCAAGGGCGGGGCGATGAAGATGGGCCAAGTGCTGTCGGTCTTCGAAGTGGCCGTGCCCAAAGAATTGGCCGAGCCGTTCCGCGAAGCCCTCGCGAAACTGCAAGACGAAGCGCCGCCCATGCCGGCGAAGAAAATCCACCAAGTGCTCGACCAGCAGCTTGGGACGAAATGGCGAGAGCGGTTCCAGTCTTTCGACGACGCCCCTTCCGCGTCCGCGAGCATCGGGCAAGTGCACCGGGGGGTCTGGTCGGACGGGCGGCCGGTCGCGGTCAAAGTGCAATACCCTGGCGCAGACCACGCCCTGCGCAGCGACTTCAAAACGATGCGCAGGCTCACTGGAGTCTTCAAAGCCGTCTCCCCAGGCACCGACTTCGACGCGATCATGGACGAAATCGACGAACGGGTCGAAGAAGAGCTGGACTACCGGAGCGAGGCGAGCAACCAGCGCCACTTCGCGAAGATCTTCGCGGGGGACTCTGACTACCTCGTCCCCAAGGTGGTGGCGAGCTCGCCCAAGGTGATTGTTTCCGAGTGGGTCGAAGGGACCTCGATGCGAAAGATCATCGCGAGCGGCTCTCAAACCGAGCGTGACCACGCCGCGGCGCGGCTCTGGGATTTCCAGTTCGCCGCTATGGAGCGCGCGAAACTGTTGCACGGCGATCCTCACCCAGGAAATTTCATGTTCTTGCCGGACGGGCGAATGGCCGCCCTCGATTTCGGGACGTGCGCCCCGTACCCAGAGGGCGTTCCCAGCTGGATCGGCGAAGTCGTCACCCTCGCCCTCGACGACGACTACGACGGCGTCGTCGAAGTGATGCGCAGGCATGATTTCTTCCGGGCCGGGTATTCGGCGACTCCCGAACAGGTCCGAGGGTACCTGCGGCCGCTGTGCGATCCGCTGCACACGGAAGACTTCCATTTCAACAGGTCTTGGGCGCAGGAGACGGCGAACCCCTACACCGACGTCCGGGGGGAGAACTGGCAGACCGGGAGGCAGATGAACGCCCCCGCGAGCCATTTGCTCCTGTTCCGGGTCATCAGCAGTTGCGCTGCGATCAGCGCACAACTCGACGCCCGAGTGCCGCTGCGCAGCATCGTGAAACAGTGGAATCCTTCCTGGAGATGA